Within the Corynebacterium sp. sy039 genome, the region AGCGCATGGGATCCTATGTTGGTAAGAAAAATTTGCGAGTTTTGCGAGATTTTCAGACAAAAACATCATTTATGGAACAGATACGAATGCAAGGGCGTGCACCTGATTTTTGCTTGATAGGCTAGTAGATATGTTTGCGTTATACACTCTCCCGGGTATTGCTGCTGCATTGATAATAGGAACAGTATTATTATGTGCCAATAAAATCCTGATAAGTAAAGAAATCAGCGCGCGTTCCATAAGTAGGTATGTGTTCCTTGCTGTTGGCATTGGAATCTGGTTACTGTGGACATTACTTAACTCTCTTCCTGGCACGACACCTGCCTGGGGTTATGTTCCGGTTACTTGGGGTTTCTTTCTTGTGTGGTTATTGCTGTCTTTTGCTATTCGTTCTCGTTCTGATGCCAGATCAGCAGCTCAAGACGTAGATACAAACTAACTGTTTTTTCTTCATTCATGACTCGATCATGCCAGGTTTGTTGTATTCATTCCTCCATCAATGGGATGAATATACAGCAAAGTTTTTCCTACCTAGGTAGGAGTAAAAGATAATGGTCACCAAGTACAGTAAGAAACGTGTCTATCCGTATTATGCTTGCCGACGACCAACCGCTTCTTGTGAGTGCGCTGAAAACTATCTTGAACTCTCAAGAGGACATGGAGGTTGTAGCTACAGCACATGATGGTGATCAAGCTATTTCCTGTGCGCAACGCTACAATCTTGATCTTGCAATTTTGGATATTCGGATGCCGCATTGTGATGGGCTAAGCGCACTACGAGAAATACTTGCTCTTGAGAGGGGAATAAAAGTGCTGATGCTTACTACTTTCAATGAGCCTCGTGATGTAGAAACTGCCTTGCGGCTGGGTGCACATGGTTTTTTGCTTAAAGATGCCGATCCTGCGGAGTTAATTTCTGGAGTACGCGCTGTGGCGCGTGGTGAATCAGTTTTGTCTTCTGGAGTTACTGGTACGGTGCTTGAGTCCTGGCGTGCAGTGTTGACTCAGGGAGAACTATCTAGTCAGGCACGCCAAGGATTAAATATGCTGACACCTCGCGAAGTGGAAGTGCTTAAACTTATTGAACTAGGTCATACAAACCCAGAGATAGCAGAAAAACTGTTTATCTCTGGGGCGACGGTTAAAACGCACGTCTCAAATTTATTGGCAAAGTTGCATTGTCGTGACCGTGTAGCTTTAGTGCTGCTAGCGCAGAAAGCGAGGCTCTAAATGCTGCTGCCAGAGTTATTAGTTCTTCCAGGAGTGCCCATCGGTGGTGTCCCTTGTGGTGGTTTTCTATCCATCACACTTGCTTCACTTTCACTGCCTGATTCACTTGGTTTACGTAGCGCTCCGGTCGCGTCACTTGGTTCGCCTTGGGTACCTGAATCGCCCGAACCGCTAGTTCCGCCAGATCCACCCGGTCCTCCTTGACCACCAGGGCCACCGGCTCCACCGGGACCATTACTTTCTTTCTGGGTGGCAGAGTTAGCGTAGTCATTGGTCGGATCACGGTAAATAGTGTGCACATGGCCCCAACCAGAGGTAATCACGCCTTCCACATCAGCACCGGCTGAACCATTCTGGCAAGCAAACTCAATATAAACCTTTGGACCACTAATCTGGAAATAAATACCCTCTCCACTATTCATGTCATAAGTAGTAGCACCTGACCAGTTGATATAGGTGTCATCTAATGTTTGGCGAATAGTCTCTAACTGCTTGGATGTGGTTTCTTCATCAGCAAGCCCCACCCACTGCGCCACGACGTCGAGAAGCAAATCCTTTTGCGCATCAGTCAAATCGGAACCTTTAATACCAGTGCCCGTTGGGTAATCACAGGTACTACCCGGTGCACATTTCATCGCTGCGACTTCTTCGCCCTGGTAGAGCTTGGATTTCTGGTCGTCGTT harbors:
- a CDS encoding response regulator transcription factor; this encodes MSIRIMLADDQPLLVSALKTILNSQEDMEVVATAHDGDQAISCAQRYNLDLAILDIRMPHCDGLSALREILALERGIKVLMLTTFNEPRDVETALRLGAHGFLLKDADPAELISGVRAVARGESVLSSGVTGTVLESWRAVLTQGELSSQARQGLNMLTPREVEVLKLIELGHTNPEIAEKLFISGATVKTHVSNLLAKLHCRDRVALVLLAQKARL